From Salmo salar chromosome ssa09, Ssal_v3.1, whole genome shotgun sequence:
AGCCTATCATTTTGATTGCAAATTGTAAGAAAAGTtcatacacattttttttttctgagatATTAATGCTTTCCTTGTGATTTGTTACAGAGGCACATACCCCAGTGCTTTCGTGACCCTACTTTGGCTCCCCTGAGGAAGCTCTCCATAGACCTTATCAAAACCTATAAACAGATCAATGAGGTGAGACTGGTTTCTGCTGTTTAATGAACTGCAATTGCCACAACACAAAAAAATTATAGTTTGGGATATTTTTCATGTAGTCAGTTAGATCAGGAAGTACATATGCTAATGTCTGTATTGCGGTTCTTTCCTGGACTCTAGGTGTATTATGCAAAAAAGAAGCGACGGCACCAAACGGGTCAGGGTGAAGACTCCAGTcacaagaaagagaggaaggtctTCAACGATGGCTATGACGATGACAACTACGATTACATTGTCAAGAATGGGGAAAAGTGGATGGACCGCTATGAGATTGACTCCTTGATCGGCAAAGGGTCATTTGGACAGGTACACTTTTGTAAATGATTCAACATTATTCTCGTGATCACTTGTGTAGCTAGTGTGTACCCGTCAAGattttgggcacacctactcattcaagggtttttctttattttttcattgttgaataatagtgaagacatcaaaaccatgcaATCATGTGGGAACCaagaaagggttaaacaaatgaaaatgtattttagattcttcaaagtagccaccctttctttgccttgatgacagctttgcacactcttggcattctctcaaccagcttcacgaggaatgcttttccaacagtcttgaaggagtttccacctatgctgagcacttgttggctgcttttccttcactctgctgtccaactcatcctaaaccatctcaattgggctgacgtcgggtgactgtggaggccaggtcatctgatgcagcactccatcactctccttggtcaaatagcccttacccagcctggaggtgtgttgggtcattgccctgttgaaaaacaaatgatagtcccaccaaACGCAAAGCAGATGGGATATCATAATAGTGAatacttcatggtgggaaccacacatgcggagatcatcccttcacctactctgcgtctcacaaagacacggcggttggaaccagaaatcactaatttggactcatcagaccaaaggacagatttccaccggtctaatgtctattgcttgtgtttcttggcccaagcaagtctcttctttagtggtggtttctttgcagcaattcgaccatgaaggcctgattcacgcagtctcctctgaacagttgatattgagatgtctgttacttgaactctgtgaagcatttatttgggctgcaatttctgaggctggtaactaatgaacttatcctctgcagcagaggtaaccctgagtcttcctttcctgtggtggtcctcatatgagacagtttcatcatagcacttgatggtttatgcaactgcacttgaagaaactgtcaaagttcttgacattttcttgattgcctgaccttcatgtcttaaagtaataatggactgttgtttctctttgctaatttgagttgttcttggcataatatggactttgtcttttaccaaatagggctatcttctgtatactcccctgccttgtcacaacataactgattggctcaaacgcatttagAAATTCAACAAATGTacttttagcaaggcacacctgttaatagaaatgcattcgaggtgactacctcatgaagctgcttgagagaatgccaagagtgcaaatctgtcatcaaggcaaagagtggctactttgaagaaactcatgtgattccatatgtgttatttcatagttttgatgtctacaatgtacaaaatagcaaaaataaagaaaaacccttgaatgagtacgtgttcTGAAACCTTTGGCTGGTATTGTATGTGTCGGTGTTTTTTCTCTCCTTGTGATTGCTGTAGGTTGTAAAAGCTTATGACCGTGCAGAGCAGGAGTGGGTTGCCATCAAGATCATCAAGAACAAAAAAGCTTTTCTCAATCAAGCCCAGATTGAAGTGCGTCTCCTAGAGCTCATGAACAAACATGACACTGAGATGAAATACTACATAGGTAATGCACTCTAGTGCTTGTCTATTGTCTAAGCCATTATGGAGTACTGTCGTGTTTTACACCAATCTCTCCTGTATCAGCCAAGCTTGACTGGCAGAATGTCTCATTTTCCTATCATGTAGTTCACCTGAAACGTCACTTCATGTTCCGGAACCACCTCTGCCTGGTGTTTGAGATGCTCTCATACAACCTCTACGACCTGCTGCGGAACACCAACTTCCGTGGCGTCTCTCTCAACCTGACCAGGAAGTTTGCCCAGCAGCTTTGCACTGCGCTGCTGTTCCTGGCCACGCCTGAGCTCAGCATCATCCACTGTGACCTGAAGCCTGAGAACATCCTGCTGTGCAACCCCAAAAGAAGCGCCATCAAGATAGTGGACTTTGGCAGCTCCTGCCAACTAGGACAGAGGGTATGCTAATCTACTACTTGGTCCAAAAGAGTTTAACCTTGTCTTTCACAAGTCTCATTTCTTGCATATGTTCTGTATACCTCTGACGTATATTCTGTTCTCAAGCTTGTAATGCTGATATCTGTAATGTTATCTTTAAGAATAGGTTGTGATTTACTCTTTTTCTCCTTCGTCAGATATACCAGTACATCCAGAGTCGTTTTTACCGCTCCCCAGAGGTGCTGCTGGGCATGCCCTATGACCTGGCCATCGACATGTGGTCCCTGGGCTGCATACTGGTAGAGATGCACACCGGAGAGCCCCTCTTCAGTGGAGCCAACGAGGTACAGTAGGCTTGACTGACTAGCTGGAGATCTTTTTAAATGTATCCAACTCTTGAGTAAATTCATTTGATACACGTAATTAACATTAATCCATGGCAGTATTTTGTTCTGTTCTATAATTCTCAGGTGGACCAGATGAATAAGATAGTTGAAGTTCTAGGTATCCCCCCCAATCATATTATGGACCTAGCCCCAAAAGCCAGGAAGTTCTTTGAGAAGCTATCAGATGGCACATGGAGCGTTAAGAAGACCAAAGATGGCAAAAGGGTGAGTGTTCTGCAGTTCCTCTCTCAATGTGGTGTCCAAACAGTGGCTTTTGGTAGTGTTGTGTATTTGAGTTCAAGTACCTGAccccccctctgtctcttcccctcATCTTTCCTCTGAGCAGTATAAGCCTCCAGCCTCTCGAAAGCTCCACTCCATCCTGGGTGTGGAGGCCGGGGGTCCAGGTGGCCGGCGGGCGGGGGAGTCTGGCCACGCCGTCGCTGACTACTTGAAGTTCAAGGACCTGATCCTGCGGATGTTGGACTACGACCCCAAGAGCCGCATACAGCCCTACTACGCCCTACAGCACAGCTTCTTCAAGAAGACTGCAGACGAGGGGACCAACACGAGCAGCAGTGTGTCTACCAGCCCAGCGCTGGAGCAGTCCCAGTCCTCTGGAACCACCTCCAGCACCTCCTCCAGCTCAGGTAACACTCCCTGGCTCAATtgaccctctttctctcctcggAATATTGCTGTTGTGGGCTCATATCTCAAAGTGGTGCCTTTTCAGTGCACTGGTGGGAAACCCAACAGTTGATGgtgcttaaaaaatatatactatttTAAACCTTTCCTAGGTTGTCATTTTTTAGATGTGGTGTGATGGACTTAGGCTGAGGTTGTGCCCTCGTCTCTCTCTTGCAGGAGGATCATCTGGGACAAGTACCAGTGGCAGAGCAAGGTCCGACCCCACCCATCACCACCTACACAGTGGAGGGCACTTTGGGGCAGTGCTGCCAGCCATCGATGGTGACACCCTCTGTCCACAGGTGACATGTCTTTGTCATTCATTTGAAGAAGCTAATTAATCAATAGACAACCTGTTGAAAGTCCTAATGTGGTCAATATTAAATGCACTGAGAATGTAATGGTATGACATTTTCCAAGAAGCATTTGACAAGAGTATTgaaattgacattttagtcatttagcagacgctcttatccagagcgactgaattagtgcattcatcttaagagctaggtgggacaaccacatcacAGTCATATTAAGTACATGTTTCCTCAAAGtatctatcagcaaagtcagtatGAGAGACATTAATTGATTTGATTTCGGTATCTGTGGTCCACTGACAGGCAAGAAAGACTTACCCTCCCCCATTGGTGAGGGGAGGCGGCGTTGGACCAGAGCCAGTGGCCGGAGAGACCCACCCAGTCCAGGAGACCACCTTCCATGTCCCCCCTCAGCACCCCAAGGCCCTGCACCCCCACTCCCACCCCCATCATCACCACGCGCAGGTGATGGCCACAAGGCCCCGCCCACGGCACtacacctcccccacacacagcGCCTCCACACAGGACTCCATGGAGGTGGTGCATGGCCATCTGTCCATgacctccctgtcttcctctgcctcctcttcctccacatctTCCTCTTCCACTGGGAACCATGGCAACCAGGCCTACCAGCTCCGCCACCTGCCCTTTGGGCACCACGGCGGACTGAGCATGGGGTTGGGCGCCTTCTCGAACCCCCGGCAGGAGACGGGCATGGCCGCCCACCCCGCGTACCCCATGGGCACAAACACTGGGCCAGCTCACTACCTACCAGAGGGCCACCTGGGCATGAGGCAGGGCATGGACCGGGAGGAGTCTCccatgactggagtgtgtgtgcagCAGAGTTCCATGGCCAGCTCGTGACTGCACTGACATTTGGCTGTGTGTTCCCCCTGTGCGTCATTTTTAAGGTGGTGTTTTTTACTACAGGTGTGTCGAACTAAAGCTGCTCACGTCAGAAGGGAGATATCACTGAACCGCTACTACAGAGAAGATCCTTTGTTAAAAGAATGTGGTTTCTGTTTTTCCTTTTGCAATCATTACACATAGTAATGTTGCAAAATAACCATAGTAAAATTGAGACATCCATCTGCCATTTCACAAAATTCATGTAACAAATAACCACCGTCTGGTATTACGTGGCAAAATCTTCTGGTGAGCATTGGGGATAAAGTTGGAAGCAGTTTTACAGGTAGCTGTCAGTAATGAAATGCTAACACAGCCTCTTATTTAAAACGGTGGAATTTCTGACATTTTTGTTCCACAGGTTGTTGATTGTTTTACCCTTTTTAAAGTGAATTTTCACAAAAGAGCTGCTTTTAAAAGATGTAGCTTGACCAGGAGGAAAGTGTTTGCAGTGATATTTCGTGTTGTCTGTTGGTATTGTGTAACTCTGTGAGAGGGGAGCACATAGCAGTGGAGTTCCTATGGCGTGCGCTGGCCCAGACAGTGGAGGGGATACCCTGCAGGTGGAAGATGTGGGGAGGTTCTGAGGGGAGCGCTGCCCCCATTAAGTCCAGGTGCCTGGTGAGCTGGGCCCGGCCTGGCACAGACGAGAGATTGGCTCTGGAGAAGAAAAGGATCCGGCCCAGCGCGGGGAAGACTGGTTCAGTCAGTGGCTGGTTCTCAGATAACCCTTTGGCCTTACGACTCATGGACTTGGAATGGGACGGAGCTGGACATTATCATTTGAATTAACATGGCTTTCctctattttttttctctctagaCAGCCCTTAATTCTTTAAGGAGAATAAACATCATAGAAAAAGGTAATTAAGAATGATTTCTGAGGCCTTTCTCTACAAAGATTTCTCATTAATGGGGCCCCACATTACAGGGTCTTCTTGTACACACCAATCTCCTAAACATTATTTCCTCAAAATCTTGTTCACAGATTAAGGATTTCACAGTGGAAAGAACTATCTTTTCCAGAGTCCCTTTGCTTACCCCCCCCAAATCTGCATGTAGTTCCTCATCTGAACACCTGCACAAATTCTCCATCTTAAACAGAAACTGAAAAGAAAAAAAACGAGTTAAGTGACTGCCTTTTTTCCTCCTCAAATTATGCTGTGAATTTTACAataatttattttccctttggATATTTTTTATACCAAAGCAGTTGTTTTTAAAGCATATTAGGTGTCTGTAACCAATAATGTAGCAGTTCACCACTTTTGACTCTGTTTATCAAGATCTTATTTTAACGTCAATACAAAACAGCAGCAATATATTGCTCTAGCAAAACTGGAACCCGTTGTTGAACTTAACTGTTAAAATATACGGTAGCTAAGGTTGCAATGTTTTACCAAACCTGTTTCCATATTATTTGGTTGATTTAATTTGTGGATTCTCTCTTTTAACCTTTATGTTTAGTGACATTGGTAGTTACTCGGCAGGCTCCAGAGTAGCAGAATTAAAAGCTCATGGTTCAATGGAGACAACTGCATTCTATTTCTGCATTTTCCCCCACGTATACTATTTTTAAGGGTTTCGCTGCCTTTCATACATAATTTGGTCGACATGCTAGCTACTGCCATAACTCAAGACTATTTTAGTTTCATTACCCTGGCAGCGTACAGACAATTGTTTCAAAATGATTTGGCAGGGCACCTTGTGAGCCTGGTCCTATTCAATTGGAAAGGGTGCCAGTCAGCCCTCTTGCTAATGTCCTGAGGATGGTGCTCAACTTAGGCACACATGCATGTCCGTAGAACTCGACAGTAAATAAAATACATgtttcattcagtttattttataTCAGGGATTTTGAAgtgcttatttttttttaatgctttttttttttttttgtcatctcTGGAAAAGTAACAAGA
This genomic window contains:
- the LOC106613008 gene encoding dual specificity tyrosine-phosphorylation-regulated kinase 1A isoform X2, with the protein product MAAPMPHTHQQYSDRHQPSTDQTAAVLPYSDQTQQLTANPRHIPQCFRDPTLAPLRKLSIDLIKTYKQINEVYYAKKKRRHQTGQGEDSSHKKERKVFNDGYDDDNYDYIVKNGEKWMDRYEIDSLIGKGSFGQVVKAYDRAEQEWVAIKIIKNKKAFLNQAQIEVRLLELMNKHDTEMKYYIVHLKRHFMFRNHLCLVFEMLSYNLYDLLRNTNFRGVSLNLTRKFAQQLCTALLFLATPELSIIHCDLKPENILLCNPKRSAIKIVDFGSSCQLGQRIYQYIQSRFYRSPEVLLGMPYDLAIDMWSLGCILVEMHTGEPLFSGANEVDQMNKIVEVLGIPPNHIMDLAPKARKFFEKLSDGTWSVKKTKDGKRYKPPASRKLHSILGVEAGGPGGRRAGESGHAVADYLKFKDLILRMLDYDPKSRIQPYYALQHSFFKKTADEGTNTSSSVSTSPALEQSQSSGTTSSTSSSSGGSSGTSTSGRARSDPTHHHLHSGGHFGAVLPAIDGDTLCPQARKTYPPPLVRGGGVGPEPVAGETHPVQETTFHVPPQHPKALHPHSHPHHHHAQVMATRPRPRHYTSPTHSASTQDSMEVVHGHLSMTSLSSSASSSSTSSSSTGNHGNQAYQLRHLPFGHHGGLSMGLGAFSNPRQETGMAAHPAYPMGTNTGPAHYLPEGHLGMRQGMDREESPMTGVCVQQSSMASS
- the LOC106613008 gene encoding dual specificity tyrosine-phosphorylation-regulated kinase 1A isoform X1, with product MHPGGETSACKPSSVRLAPSFSFHAAGLQMAAPMPHTHQQYSDRHQPSTDQTAAVLPYSDQTQQLTANPRHIPQCFRDPTLAPLRKLSIDLIKTYKQINEVYYAKKKRRHQTGQGEDSSHKKERKVFNDGYDDDNYDYIVKNGEKWMDRYEIDSLIGKGSFGQVVKAYDRAEQEWVAIKIIKNKKAFLNQAQIEVRLLELMNKHDTEMKYYIVHLKRHFMFRNHLCLVFEMLSYNLYDLLRNTNFRGVSLNLTRKFAQQLCTALLFLATPELSIIHCDLKPENILLCNPKRSAIKIVDFGSSCQLGQRIYQYIQSRFYRSPEVLLGMPYDLAIDMWSLGCILVEMHTGEPLFSGANEVDQMNKIVEVLGIPPNHIMDLAPKARKFFEKLSDGTWSVKKTKDGKRYKPPASRKLHSILGVEAGGPGGRRAGESGHAVADYLKFKDLILRMLDYDPKSRIQPYYALQHSFFKKTADEGTNTSSSVSTSPALEQSQSSGTTSSTSSSSGGSSGTSTSGRARSDPTHHHLHSGGHFGAVLPAIDGDTLCPQARKTYPPPLVRGGGVGPEPVAGETHPVQETTFHVPPQHPKALHPHSHPHHHHAQVMATRPRPRHYTSPTHSASTQDSMEVVHGHLSMTSLSSSASSSSTSSSSTGNHGNQAYQLRHLPFGHHGGLSMGLGAFSNPRQETGMAAHPAYPMGTNTGPAHYLPEGHLGMRQGMDREESPMTGVCVQQSSMASS